A stretch of Ciconia boyciana chromosome 18, ASM3463844v1, whole genome shotgun sequence DNA encodes these proteins:
- the MRPL41 gene encoding large ribosomal subunit protein mL41: MGLLTELARGLVRGADRMSPFTSKRGPRSYNKGRGAKKLGVLTSNKKFILIKEMVPQFVVPDLEGFKLKPYVSYRAPEGSEPPMTAKLLFTEVVAPHIEKDVKAGTFDPSNLEKYGFEPTQEGKLFQLFPKNYVR, from the coding sequence ATGGGGCTGCTGACTGAGCTGGCCCGCGGGCTGGTGCGGGGCGCCGACCGCATGTCCCCGTTCACCAGCAAGCGCGGCCCGCGGAGCTACAATAAGGGCCGAGGGGCCAAGAAGCTGGGCGTGCTCACCTCCAACAAGAAGTTCATCCTCATCAAGGAGATGGTGCCCCAGTTCGTCGTCCCCGACCTGGAGGGCTTCAAGCTCAAGCCCTACGTCTCGTACCGCGCCCCCGAGGGCTCCGAGCCGCCCATGACGGCCAAGCTGCTCTTCACCGAGGTGGTGGCTCCCCACATCGAGAAGGACGTGAAGGCAGGCACTTTTGACCCCAGCAACCTGGAGAAGTACGGCTTCGAGCCAACGCAGGAGGGCAAGCTCTTCCAGCTCTTCCCCAAGAACTATGTGCGGTAG